Within Brachyhypopomus gauderio isolate BG-103 chromosome 4, BGAUD_0.2, whole genome shotgun sequence, the genomic segment TTTGAGTTTACCCTGATGGTCGTAGGTGAGTAACATGAATGAACTCTCATGAAAATACATTTGagctttttttttatatatattggaCTTGTTAGCTTGTTGTGTTTAGTGCTGATTGTCTCGTGTTTTATAGGAGAGTCTGGACTGGGTAAGTCTACCCTGATCAACAGTTTGTTCCTCACTGACCTCTACCCTGAACGCTACATACCTGGAGCAGCAGGtaatgtgcatgtgcacacctacacacacatccccatcaGATACACAAGATGTGTTATTACAAAGTTATTGTTATTGAATCCATGGCTTAAATGGCCCTTACTAAAGTAACTTTGAAAAAAGATGAACctttacactctctctctctctctctctttctctttgtgcATATCCCTCATGTCTCTTTTTTCATGGTCCCCTGCATGTAATGCAATAAGCCTCAACAGATGAGTTTCTGAAACACTGTACTACTTATAGCAGGAGaggtttttcatttttgttttgtctATTGGAAAAGCTCCCTAAAGTCTCCAGTGGAGCAGCATGTATATTAAAACTTCAAAACAGCCTATAATGACGGTAATCCTGTCTGGGGCTCTGTTTTGATAGGGTCACATTCCTCAAATAACCCTATTGCCTGAACTTCAGAATCAGAGATTATGTCACtccaaaatattttaaacatttttacctCACTTTAGTAGTTTGTAATTGACATGTAATTAGTAACACACGGATGGGAACCCAAAAGTGATGCATATGTATAAATGTATCAGAATATCTGCTTCGGTCATGTGAGTTTGGTGGAACCGGACACCAAAGTGCTCTCTCGTACGTTCACTGGTAGTGTTTGCTCACATCCTGAGAAGCAAGTTCCAGAGAGCTTTTCCACAGTCTAAATATGGCATGTTTTGAGCACATCAGTGTACATTCTGGGTCTCTGAGGGGCTCTTGTTGTCATGACAATTATAGAGAAGATCGAGCGCACAGTGCAGATTGAGGCCTCAACGGTGGAAATTGAGGAGAGAGGCGTCAAGCTCCGCCTCACAGTAGTGGACACGCCCGGATATGGAGATGCCATTAACAGTCAAGACTGGTCAGTGAGTGAATGAATGTTCACTTTATTAGCCACACTTATTCTACAGCTGTACCAAAACAGCCAGCATGTGTTTTACTGTCAGATGTTTGATAAATCAAATGCTCCTGATAACGCCATTGTACTGTCAAGTCAGTTCCTGAGTTTTCTGGAGTCTACAAATGGacatttatgattttttttgtcACCCTTCCAGTGGGTGGTCGTATTTTTCCCCCTTCTGCCAAAGACCTGGGAGATTGAGGGTGTGGCGCAGTATTTTTGATGTTCCTAGGATCGCACTCTTCTGGACTGAGATTGATAATGTCGTTCCCGGGATCTGTTGATGGTGAACATCCAGACTGGAGCTAGGTGTCACATCCTTGGTGGTAACTTTCCTATCTTAGTTGCATCCAATTCCCACCTGTGTGGTATTACATAACGGGCACATGCAGCCAaaacccctccatctctccaagTACTGCCAAAGTTGCCCTCTCAGGCTCCTAGCCATAGATGGCTATGACATCACTGGGGAACAAACATGTGACCTCTGGATGATGGGGTGAACACGAGCTCCTGTTTTTTGCTTTTCATCTACTACCATAATGTTTGGTTGGCTTGCCAGTCTTTGCTTATCTCTCTGGATCTGGAAGTCCCACCGGATCTTGGACTATAGAATCTATAGGTTCTCTATACCATTCTGAAATTTAGGCTCAAGGGTGTTCATCTCGCATACCTTGGATATGTTCCTGTTTATGATCCTTGCCACTGGGTTGTTTTTCTCAGTGTTTGCTTCCCTGGAGAGGCCTCATCCTGCTCCTTTTGCACGGTGTGCATTGTGGGGCTTTTCTGGTGTAATACACAGCTGCTTTGTTCAATCTTACATGTTGTGCTTGACATTGTTCTACCATAATAACTGACTATGTACCATCCTTCAGTCCTGCATTACTGGTACAATTGTTTTACGTATGTCACCTCTAATATAAATTTGTTGTATAATCCATGGAGTTATAACTCAGCTTTTTTCATCATTTGGGGGGCATTGTTTGAATGTATTCATGGTTGCTTCATGGTTCACCCAGAACTTTGTAGGTCCCTTCTCCTATCGTACTGATTGACATATACAGCCTTTGGATGTTGGATCTTGGGTGGAGTACATGCATTGTGAGGAGTCCTGGTCTTGATGTTGGCAGCTTCCGGTTCTTTTCTTGGCCACCTTATTGTTCCTGCTATCTGATAACTGGCAGGTCACACATGTTTAAGACTTTGATCTTAAGTTTCCCATTCAGCTGGATCAGGAACAGTACATTTCCTGGGCATATGTCACACTTTATGGTTAACTGGGCAATTGGCTTTGAGTTGACTTTGTGGTGGCTTCTTTCAGTAGGTTGGGCTTTGGGCCTCTGGTGCAGCTACTGCAAACCATCCACCAGCTCAGTCTAAACAGACAACTGGTTTGCACCATGTTGAGGAATTGGGGGATTCGGGGAGAAGCCATCCAGCTCACTCGTAGAGCATGGCCAATTATGGTGGCTGGTATTTCTCACAGGAGCTCCCATGATGTGTGCTGGAAGGTTATTGACATGTAGTTGGGTGGTATTTGATGAAGGACCCATTCTGGGTTCTTTCATGACCAATCTGGCTGTGTTAACCAGCTTGGATGGAAGCCAGTAGTTAACAGATCGTTCAGTTGTTCTGCTGGTTCACCATGCATAGCTGTTCATTTCTTCAGCTTGTAGGCACGGATCATATCAGGGCCAGGCGCTGCCCAGTTTTTACCTGTTTCTGACCCAGTTTTGGTTATTATGTTCACTGGTTCTTGCTCTGGGACGTTGTGGTGCTCTACTTTAAGTACAATTTGCCTCTGAGCACCCATGTTATGTGATTACTGGAAGAGCGTAAAGGGGAATTACAGTTCTTTATCAGGTCTGGGTAGATCCACAGCCAGGGTTCTGTTTTTCTGTATACTTTGAAAGTTTATTTGGTGAAAAGGCATTTCCTCTTTTGGCCACTGCTTCTTACTTGTATCTCTGGCCTGACTGGCGGTGCTGCTGCTCTTTGCTGACTCCATTGTGCTCCATCTGTAACCAGGTGACATCTTCAATCTCAAGATCCTTCTGGAGCACTGTCAATTTGCTGACATCCCTCCATGTTGTCTTTGTCCTGGTTTCCAGCCTTTTTGTCTAAGGGCCACAGTGGAGGTGGACTGTGGCTTATACTTTTCAGTGTAGATTACTGTAGCCGCACATGCCAGCTGTGTtgatgtatgtttgtttgttgcaTGGGTTTCTGCTATTTTGCATCCTGTCACAGTCAGATCTATGCACTGGTTTTGTCCTGGTTTTGTTCTATTCCCATTGGGAAATAAATGACCAGACGCAACAGAACTATTTTATCTTCACTGTTTGTTGTGGTAAAGTAAGTCCAGTATTAATTCTGTGTGGCATTGTCTTCACTGATTgattgtttgtttattattcCCCCCCAGTTTTAAGACCATCATCCACTACATTGATAATCAGTTTGAGCGCTATTTGCACGATGAGAGTGGCCTGAACCGCAGACACATTGTGGACAACAGAGTTCACTGCTGCTTCTACTTCATATCTCCGTTTGGACATGGGTACAacgtgcacacaaacacgtacacCGACCCCATCACACCCATACATCAACACACGCACAACCAAAAAGCAAAGATCAAAATTCACCAGTGTGCTcgtcttgtgtgtctgtgtgcatgcgtgtgtgttcagactcAAGCCCTTGGACGTGGAGTTCATGAAGGCCATCCACAGCAAAGTGAACATCGTCCCCGTCATTGCCAAAGCAGACACCCTGACGCTGCGTGAGCGGGACCGCCTCAAGCGGAGGGTGAGTGAGCTTCTCTCAGCCTCACACTGGCACACAGGTGGCACATCCTCAGTCCACCATGGGCACCTCCATCGCTAACTCTCCGAGATGGGTCAGGACTGCAGACGGTGGCTGTCCTGATCTCCGGATATTGGTTGGAGTCTGGTGGGGTTTTTTTGTCTTCATGCCCACCAGCTCCTCACTCTGGTGGTCTGGCCAGGTTTCACTATGTAGCTCCATATATGCTTGATGCATTCTGCTGATCGAAAGATCTGGCCCTCCTGCCCTGAGCGTGCCACTGTATATCGTTTATTCCCTCGGAAGCTCCGTCTTGCTCATAGCTTTATCCCCACTGGCTATCTGGCCTGCCTCATCACCTGGCTATATTTTTCATACGTGGAGCCCTTCTGGTGTGAAATGTGTTGTGGTTTCCAACTTATTAAGGGGGTAGGAATGGAGATGTGGAGCTGGTTTTGTATGTATTCTGGCTTTCAGCAGTTGATTAAACGGAGAGGTTGAGCTTGAAAGCAGCGGTTGAAGGTggtacgtgtgtgtacatgcgtgacACAGCTTAGAAAGAATGTAAATAGGATTTCCTCTCCCTCAAATCTCTCCCACTCCAACATAATGAGCCATTGCAGTGAATCATCTCAGATGAAACCTCTTTCCGTCTCTGTTGAACTCAGAAATGGTCTGAGGTGTGTCTGTGACCAGGTGTTTAGGGATGGGTGCACATTTAGAGACTACACATTTTTTAGCATGATACAGCACACAAAATAGTTTTGAAATATTTCATTAACATTTTGACAGAATATCAATATACTGAAAATTTTATTTTGAGAATACATGTGACATGACATGAATATTCAAATGATTAATTAAAATGAGATATTAAAATGTcatgaggtgtgtgtctgtgaatgtGCGTGCGCGCATGTTGACCACGTCTCTTTTCTGGTATCGGAATGGCTTGTCCGTCGTTACCCCGACTGCATGACGTACGCAAAAACCTCAACGCGTTCTAAGCGGTTAACAACAGGTTCTGGATCCCTATCCCCACCTCATACAAAACAGCCCGTGGACAGATACAGGTTGCATAGTCCCATCATTTGACCTGTCTCACTTCTTCAGTGCTCCCTGATGTTCggcatgtttgcatgtgtggGGTGCACGCATGCACGTTTTGCTTCATTACACAATAGTGTTTGTGGTGGGGGGGAGTCATTAGATACGAGCGATGCAATCTGGTCGTGTTTCTGCAATCACTCTGTGCGTTTCCTCCCAGTGACGTTCTGGGCTCTGAGGGGCCCGTGTCGACCTATAGCCACAGTAAACCTGAGTGCCAGGAAGCAGGCGTAGAATTTGTCTCCTATGCAAAGGTGCCCAGTAACCTTATGTTCATGTGCTGGGCCTTCTGTGCATTTACACCAATATATTTAACACATATAAGTATGATTATGCAAATATCTTAAACTGTGGCAAAGCTATGTGGTACCGTGACACAGAGATGGGGGATTGGAAGATAAGATACAATCTGGTGCTTTCCTGCAATTACTGCATGCATTTCCTGCCAATAAAGTCCCAAGGCCGTTAGCCCCCAGGAGTCAAACTGCCCAAATTGGCTTTGAGACTACATTTATTGCATTAGCGCACACAAACTGCACTTGTACCCTAAGGAgaacacacaaacccaaacacaGACGTTTGAGTGACCGTGGGTGGGTCGTTGTTATGCAGGAAGCCAGCGAGCTCAACTGCAGATTTGATGCCCTGTACTGTATGTATCGATGGCAACGGAACAACACTTTATTTTTAGTAGTTACAGTTGTTTACTTGTTTCCCTAATTTCTTTTTCAGACTTCCTTCAAGTGGTTTTCTTCCACCAtaaacacccccccacacacaccccactacaaAGCAGAGTCAGCTTATTCCTGTTGTCTACCTTTAGTTGGTAAGCTAAGATAGGAGTAGCCTCATGGAACGCAGTCTCCCGAGCGTTCCCATTGGTCAGATGTGCGACTCCAGTGGCGATGGTCCAGTGTGTGGCTGTGGTGGCACCTGGCTGAGGTATAGCATCTCCAGCAGGATAGTGGTAGGCCAATCCTGTTGAGTGAGTTCTTCCCTTCTCCCTCTGACGACATCAACATGACTGCCGAGCTTCTCCAAATTCTTGTCAACCAAAGCTTTGAGTTCAACAAACGACCCATTGTGCTGATATGGCAACTCCTAtatctcttcttttttttttttttattgtttgacctGCCGTTTTCCCACCGTGCGTGGCAGGTCCCTCTCGACGTCCTCctttttcctcctcctcctctgaaaTGCTGCCCCACGCCCTCGGCCCTCCTCTCCCTGCCTCCTTTGCTCCTTCTCTTTATGAAAGGGGAAGCAGCCTGTCCAGAACAATATGGCCTTTCCTGCGGTGTGTCTGAGTGATTGGTGGAGAGGGGCCTACTCAGCGCTGGGCTGACCAGCTTATCGGTGGCCACCCGAGCCCAGCACCAGTTCCCCTCACTGAGGTCACGTCGGCCGGCAGCTCATAAAGCACTCCGGGAACGTTTCAGTAGCACTTGGCCGACCGCTTACATCCTGCTTTGGGGGTGATGTATGCTGAGGCGTTATGGGCAATgcgtatacatacacacacacacacactgtagcctGAATAGTGAGAGTGTAGCGGTGGGCTGTATGCTTGAACCCTGCGCTCAGACACGGTGACAGCGGTtttggagagcagaggtcggcgGAGGGCTTGCGTCCGGCCGGTCTCTGGCCGCGTGCAGACAGACCGTGAGAAACGGTTCCACGTCTCCCCGCTGTAAAGCATGGCCAGTGTTCTCAAATGCCTGAGTTTCTGTTGCTGTCATTGTCTGACGCTCTACGCCCGCCAAGCTGGTAAAGCTTTCCTGTAATTGTCCTCGAACTAGAATACCCCAGCTGGCCTGTGGTCAGAAATGCCAAAAGGTGTGCATGTTATGCACATGAGCGTGTTGCTGAACGATACAGCAtatttgtgtgctgtgttttgtttgaggGCAGCTAGAACTGTGTGGTCATTGTCTGAGGAGCCCTTGGCCACGAAGAAGCGTATTCCTGCCTGACCTCCCTCACACAGGAAACCTTATAACCGTGTCACACCTTAAGCAACTTGAGGTTTAATGAAGTCACATCCTTAACATTGGTAAGTCATCACCTCACCCTCTGCCACCTTTAAAACTGactgaccctcacacacaggctttagtctgtgtgtgtgtgtgtgtgtgtgtgtgtgtgtgtgtgtgtgtgtgtgtgtgtgtgtgtgtgtgtgtgtttgtgagatcaTACTCTTTATAAATGAGTGTGTCCAAGTTTATTTGCTTTCTCATACTGAGTGATTTACACCTTGGCATGATGCCACTTACTCACTGGACTTATTCATGGTGAAACAATAAATATCCATTAGTGGCTTCACATGCACTCAGTGGCTGCAGCATGACTCTCATAATAGCAGCTGACTGCCAGGTAATGGTCATATCTCCAGATGGACTTTATGTACATGAAGGGAGGGGTCTTTATTCTTGGCTAAATATTCAATAAGTAATAACGGACATCACCATGGAATAGGCAACTTTTTTTGAGTTTCCCAGAGTTTTGTGCCATCTTTTTCATTAATTCTGTATGCTGACCGTATCGGACCTCAAGATGTGTGGTCTCATGAAACCCGACAGAGAACACTAGAACTCAAACTAACCTTCTAGTGCATAGTATTTTTAATCCTGCTATTGAAGTCCCTGGGGGTTTTCTCCAGCTCATTCTTGCTTTATTACAGCATCGTGTGTTAAGATCGATGTGTGAGCATAGATATAGCGACGCGTTCCTAAATTTGCCCATGCGAGCGTCTTCCGCGCCACGCCGATCCTGGAGAGGCGGATTATCACAAGCTGTCTGGAGTGTAGATCATGCTGGAGTGTTGTTCACATAGTGCTGGAGTATCAGAAGTCTCGGGTGAACTGCGGGTGACCGGCTCTAGAGGCCCTTCTGATTCTAGAGGCCCTGGGATCAAAGCGAAAGGCTGCACTGGTTTGGGCCCCAGGTTTGGGCTGTGCCGCCCCCGAGACTTGGCCCGCGGCCACATGGCCTTCACTCTGAGGCCTTTCTCCTGGCTGGCTGCAGCTGGCCTTTCTGAACTGCCCTTTTGCGTTTGTTGTTAttaccccaccaccacacacacattattgatGTCATGGGCCGCTTCATAGAACGCTCAAACTTCCAAGTATTGTTCCACGGGCAGGCGAGCTGAACTCTAATAAATACTTACGTTTCATCTGCCTGAAAAAcggaatgtgtgtgtttctaggaGCGGGAGATTGTTGGCTGAGTCAGCAGCTGTGCGTGACTACttgaactttgtgtgtgtgtgtgtgtgtgtgtgtgtgtgtgtgtgtgtgtgtgtgtgtgtgtgtgtgtgtgtgtgtgtgtgtgtgtgtgtgttgaggatgtAAGAGCTCATGCTGAAACTTGCTAAAGTGTGGATGGCTATTTTGCACCCCATGAAGAAATCCCTGTTTATACGGTAATAATGGGGCTGTGGTAAAAGACCTGTATTTATGTTGTTTTCTTGTGTATGAAAGTCAAATATAGACCATCAGTCCACAATCTGAGGCTCCTGTTTaggtttttaaaaataatttaactgGACCAAGAATAGAGCCATGTTTACCATTGCTGTTGGTCATGACCGATTTGGTAATTACTGTACGACACATACAGGATTGTTGCACAATGAGTTGACAACAGCTGTGTCAATACAGTAGTTTATCGCTGTACCATAATTCTGTTTTTCACAATATTCTATCTACACATTTATCAATTCATCTGTGTattatttctttgtttatttgatATCTAACTTATGGATTTATCTTATAGCTCCTGTAGAAGTAGGTGTGGAAAAATCATGC encodes:
- the LOC143512853 gene encoding septin-2A gives rise to the protein MSQSGEKGKFPETTGYVGFANLPNQVHRKSVKKGFEFTLMVVGESGLGKSTLINSLFLTDLYPERYIPGAAEKIERTVQIEASTVEIEERGVKLRLTVVDTPGYGDAINSQDCFKTIIHYIDNQFERYLHDESGLNRRHIVDNRVHCCFYFISPFGHGLKPLDVEFMKAIHSKVNIVPVIAKADTLTLRERDRLKRRVSELLSASHWHTGGTSSVHHGHLHR